In Spirobacillus cienkowskii, a genomic segment contains:
- a CDS encoding threonine ammonia-lyase, with the protein MKNEIHRSLEYLFHKIHDDYVTLKNYISKTPLVKINWLSHKNRTVWAKLESNQSTNSFKIRGAYNALLKLDKNKKIFTASAGNHGLAISYASQALQRDCTIFIPSNASDLKVRRLIQTGVKIEAVGKNLFDACRIARQQASIYNAEYISPYSHLDVICGQGSISLEVQEQSSVVFDHVLVPLGGGGLLTGIGTVFKNFSPSSNIIATYPQIFNRNFSDDFTKAMQKEVFPTIADGLAVQHDESDNEFSKILESLINSKIEVSESEIENTVIATLHNEGILIEGAAATALAPLLYDPDATRIKGNILVIISGGNISSTSLMKCFAADLKNTRIASILGHQSNKLSNEIEKNHTTISKNYFENDFDQGLSKNFLLPKESKEIWSELLFITIAKAKNLLEGLARFREYILLEGLSFNFKTYQYVFERIQSMVENSLKVYHENENASEIRDFYRLFIQEFAFLRSSLSWCSASNAQSQFVMFFDSQENNSSSVNYDRYGSLSLKKFEVNLLSSLGFSPEENDLLLVSSGQAAYSVIESFLISNVLHNNSNVVTAPYIYFEAQEQLERLSFVNVTQCLSWDLDDIICEIEEKNADVIFIDPMANLAELNIIDFKYFADKIKSKNWKNKWLIIDGTMISGGINIFHLFSEKNHPNILYYESGSKYLQFGLDLQMAGVIVCSKENSVKLNVHRRNIGAVMYQSSINKFPEYNRELFINRMHILMRNSLILVNEIEKNVYLSNRINVSYPKNWKELYWKHGGGVVALSIKKTGLNHRSCLEAFIEILLTHCKDKKIPLTKGVSFGFSVTRVSAAAAMAENAPPFLRFSVGEESVDLMHKLSSVVVLSLKDFFESFDPNSI; encoded by the coding sequence ATGAAAAATGAGATTCACCGAAGCTTAGAATATTTATTTCATAAAATTCATGATGATTACGTAACTTTAAAAAATTATATTAGTAAAACTCCGCTAGTTAAAATAAATTGGTTGAGCCATAAAAATAGAACTGTATGGGCCAAGCTCGAATCCAATCAATCGACAAATTCATTTAAAATTCGTGGAGCTTATAATGCTCTTTTAAAACTAGATAAAAATAAAAAAATCTTTACTGCTTCGGCTGGGAATCACGGACTCGCAATATCATATGCATCTCAGGCTTTACAGAGAGATTGTACAATTTTTATCCCATCAAATGCTTCAGATTTAAAAGTTCGACGTCTGATTCAAACGGGGGTAAAGATAGAAGCTGTGGGTAAAAATCTATTTGATGCCTGTCGAATAGCAAGACAACAAGCAAGTATATACAATGCAGAGTATATTTCTCCCTACTCGCATTTAGATGTGATTTGTGGACAAGGAAGTATTTCTTTAGAAGTTCAGGAGCAGTCTTCTGTTGTATTTGATCATGTTTTAGTTCCTTTGGGGGGCGGTGGATTATTAACTGGAATTGGCACCGTATTTAAAAATTTTTCTCCCTCTTCAAATATTATTGCAACATATCCTCAAATTTTTAATCGTAATTTTTCTGATGATTTTACAAAGGCAATGCAAAAAGAAGTATTTCCTACTATTGCTGATGGACTTGCAGTTCAGCATGATGAATCAGACAATGAATTTAGTAAAATTTTAGAATCATTAATTAACAGTAAAATTGAAGTTTCTGAGTCAGAAATTGAAAATACTGTTATTGCAACATTGCATAATGAGGGTATTTTAATCGAAGGTGCTGCAGCAACAGCATTGGCACCTCTACTTTATGATCCTGATGCGACAAGGATAAAAGGAAATATATTAGTTATTATTAGTGGAGGAAATATTTCTTCTACTTCTTTAATGAAATGTTTTGCTGCAGATTTAAAAAATACTCGAATAGCCTCAATTTTAGGGCATCAATCAAATAAATTATCAAATGAAATTGAAAAAAATCATACAACAATTTCTAAAAATTATTTTGAAAATGATTTTGATCAAGGTTTATCAAAAAATTTTTTATTACCAAAAGAATCAAAAGAAATTTGGTCTGAGCTACTTTTTATTACAATTGCTAAAGCTAAAAATCTATTAGAAGGACTTGCTAGGTTTAGAGAATATATTTTATTAGAAGGATTATCCTTTAATTTTAAAACATATCAGTATGTATTTGAGAGAATTCAATCAATGGTTGAAAATTCTTTAAAAGTTTATCATGAGAATGAAAATGCATCTGAGATAAGAGATTTTTATAGATTATTTATTCAAGAATTTGCTTTTTTAAGAAGCAGTTTATCATGGTGCAGTGCGAGTAATGCACAAAGTCAATTTGTTATGTTTTTTGATTCGCAAGAGAATAATTCTTCAAGTGTAAATTATGATAGATATGGTTCCTTAAGTTTAAAAAAGTTTGAGGTTAATTTACTATCTAGCCTAGGATTTTCACCAGAAGAAAATGATTTACTATTGGTATCATCAGGACAGGCTGCGTACTCAGTAATAGAAAGTTTTTTAATATCAAATGTTTTGCATAATAATTCAAATGTAGTAACCGCTCCATATATATACTTCGAAGCGCAAGAACAATTAGAGCGTTTGTCATTTGTTAATGTAACTCAATGTTTGTCTTGGGACTTAGATGATATCATTTGTGAAATTGAAGAAAAAAACGCCGATGTGATATTTATAGATCCAATGGCAAACCTAGCAGAATTAAATATTATTGATTTTAAATATTTTGCAGACAAAATTAAGTCTAAAAATTGGAAAAATAAATGGCTCATTATTGATGGAACAATGATTTCTGGAGGGATAAATATCTTTCATTTATTTTCCGAAAAAAATCATCCAAATATTTTATATTATGAAAGTGGCAGCAAATATTTACAGTTTGGATTAGATTTGCAAATGGCTGGAGTAATTGTATGTTCTAAAGAAAATTCTGTAAAGTTAAATGTTCATAGAAGAAATATTGGTGCTGTTATGTATCAATCAAGTATCAATAAGTTTCCAGAATATAATCGAGAATTATTTATAAACAGAATGCATATTTTAATGAGAAATTCTTTAATACTAGTAAATGAAATAGAAAAAAATGTATACTTATCAAATAGAATTAATGTTTCTTATCCAAAGAACTGGAAAGAACTTTACTGGAAGCATGGAGGAGGTGTTGTTGCATTGTCAATAAAAAAAACAGGGTTAAATCATCGATCGTGCCTTGAAGCATTTATAGAAATTTTGTTAACACATTGTAAAGATAAAAAAATTCCTTTAACTAAAGGGGTCAGTTTTGGATTTTCTGTTACAAGAGTTTCTGCGGCAGCAGCAATGGCTGAAAATGCACCACCTTTTTTGCGATTTTCTGTTGGTGAAGAATCTGTTGATTTAATGCATAAGTTAAGTTCAGTTGTTGTTTTGTCACTAAAAGATTTTTTTGAATCGTTTGATCCTAATAGTATTTAA
- a CDS encoding IS982 family transposase: MDWQSQLITVYLTTCDFFSQLSPTSFLKISPNSNPSFTDQEVTTIYIFGVLMKQKNIKAIFNFTKNFIPNWFPHLPSYEGFLSRLNSLSKLFPELANFILKNNKFKIPKTKSKPFILIDSLPIILTTGFRAHKCNTANDISAIGYCSSKDKFYYGLKLHLAALFQNKKLAAPIDFKITPAATHDLTAVKNDLLNFKHSQIFADRAYCDKSTKKNLNQINSKLHTPIKLSRNKKTLSSDEKVYSKSVSSIRQSIEILFNWLIESSGIQIASKVRSTKGLIVHVFGRFSACLFNYLFKF; the protein is encoded by the coding sequence ATGGACTGGCAGAGCCAACTCATCACTGTATACCTTACTACCTGCGATTTCTTTTCTCAACTCTCTCCAACCTCTTTTTTAAAAATTAGTCCAAACTCAAATCCCTCGTTCACAGACCAAGAAGTCACCACTATTTACATCTTTGGAGTTTTAATGAAACAAAAAAATATAAAAGCTATTTTTAACTTCACTAAAAATTTTATTCCAAACTGGTTTCCTCACTTGCCTTCTTATGAAGGATTTTTGTCAAGACTTAATAGCTTAAGTAAACTCTTTCCTGAACTTGCAAACTTTATTTTAAAAAATAATAAATTTAAAATCCCTAAAACAAAATCCAAACCTTTTATTCTTATTGACTCTTTACCTATTATACTCACAACTGGTTTTCGGGCGCACAAGTGCAATACTGCAAACGATATTTCTGCTATTGGCTATTGCTCTTCAAAAGATAAATTTTACTATGGGTTAAAACTTCATCTCGCTGCTTTGTTTCAAAATAAAAAACTTGCCGCACCTATTGATTTTAAAATCACACCCGCCGCAACTCACGACTTAACTGCTGTTAAGAATGATCTTTTAAACTTCAAACATTCGCAAATCTTTGCCGATCGTGCTTACTGTGACAAATCAACTAAAAAAAACTTGAATCAAATAAACTCTAAATTACACACACCAATTAAACTCTCTCGGAATAAAAAAACTCTTTCTAGTGATGAGAAAGTTTATTCTAAATCTGTTAGCTCTATTCGGCAGTCCATTGAAATCCTTTTTAACTGGTTAATTGAATCCAGCGGTATTCAAATCGCATCAAAAGTTCGATCGACTAAAGGCCTTATCGTCCATGTTTTCGGACGATTTTCTGCCTGCCTGTTTAACTACTTATTCAAATTCTAA
- a CDS encoding iron-containing redox enzyme family protein yields the protein MSIFAANNAGLSLNYPYELNDILSKNAFLNLFKKAFVNIKNIDDYDSNIESKLIQTLDVELLKAYKNNNKHSLFVVHLCLNEILSRKYILYNDGVETSPIMFKIQQKIINAQMENDLNTISNAYKPLTIDEFKIWFQEKLNKYSKYPHPLFEYIENFATYEQFREFIKIEASVHVSFDDVIAFSQVGVRGTQKLEFFNNFNDELGSSNLNNFHLSMFEKLTNFLDIKEIQKENLFWEALSCGNYMMFLAYFRSYFHYCIGYLSFLEALTPARFGCIANAGKRLGFPSEVLEYHALHSELDINHAQSWLNNIILPEFEAHKPYQIRCIIDGILLRELVSRRYWDMIFKKI from the coding sequence ATGTCTATCTTTGCTGCTAATAATGCAGGTTTGTCTTTGAATTATCCTTATGAATTAAATGATATATTGAGTAAAAATGCTTTTTTAAATTTATTTAAAAAAGCATTTGTTAATATAAAAAATATTGATGATTATGACAGTAATATTGAATCAAAATTAATACAAACTCTAGATGTTGAGCTTTTAAAAGCTTATAAAAATAATAACAAACATAGTTTATTTGTAGTTCATTTGTGCTTAAATGAAATATTATCAAGAAAGTATATTTTATATAATGATGGTGTTGAAACTTCTCCAATAATGTTTAAAATTCAGCAAAAAATTATTAATGCTCAGATGGAAAATGATTTAAATACAATCTCAAATGCGTATAAACCTCTCACAATTGATGAATTTAAAATTTGGTTTCAAGAAAAGCTAAATAAATATTCAAAATATCCGCATCCTTTATTTGAATACATCGAAAATTTTGCAACATATGAGCAATTTAGAGAGTTTATAAAAATTGAAGCTTCTGTTCATGTTTCTTTTGATGATGTCATTGCATTTTCTCAAGTGGGTGTAAGAGGAACTCAAAAGCTGGAGTTTTTTAATAATTTTAATGATGAACTAGGATCAAGTAATCTAAATAATTTTCATTTATCAATGTTTGAAAAACTCACTAATTTTTTAGATATCAAAGAAATCCAAAAAGAAAATTTATTTTGGGAGGCGTTGTCGTGTGGTAATTACATGATGTTTCTTGCTTATTTTAGAAGTTATTTTCATTACTGTATTGGTTATTTAAGTTTTTTAGAAGCATTAACTCCAGCTCGATTTGGTTGTATTGCAAACGCTGGTAAACGCTTAGGATTTCCTTCAGAAGTTTTAGAATATCATGCGCTACATTCCGAATTGGATATTAACCACGCACAATCTTGGTTAAATAATATTATTCTTCCTGAATTTGAAGCACATAAACCTTATCAGATTAGATGTATAATTGATGGAATTTTGTTACGAGAACTTGTTTCACGTCGATATTGGGATATGATTTTTAAAAAAATTTAG
- a CDS encoding protoglobin domain-containing protein, with the protein MNTQDEFSLFVSQYFLDNSISKFEKAINFNENVKEKAKKLSPYIKENIENIINEFYEFNLNNENAKKYFKNQEEIEYLKKLNTNYFQYLFLGPFDERYYIEKLKIGYVHYLRGITTDIYMSAIGNLGFILSKIWLKIFNDPALVAEAQLITGEVLLLEIYYTINSYYIFSERKFIEEKNKVKEILDNINEGYFIINKDLIISDVVSKSCFSIFNTDISGKKVEDIIFENNIEKSELIFLTIKQYFSGIFDIDSLFVILPEIVKIKNNKIVKLKYTAVLDKNKIPEKLIIQASDVTDQINLQKKHEEKNRNNSILINIIRNRSKFDLFLKEIIESNVILLDCENISQGKNVLQQLKDDFSKFELIKIVTLISNLELELLEKEKKENFNYKEFFSLSSYIISNTLHKFLEDNHDVLKITV; encoded by the coding sequence ATGAATACACAGGATGAGTTCAGTTTATTTGTGAGCCAATATTTTTTAGACAATAGTATTTCAAAATTTGAAAAAGCAATAAATTTTAATGAAAATGTTAAAGAAAAAGCAAAAAAATTATCTCCATATATTAAAGAAAATATAGAAAATATTATTAATGAATTTTATGAATTTAATCTTAATAATGAGAATGCAAAAAAATATTTTAAGAATCAAGAAGAAATTGAATATCTTAAAAAATTAAACACTAATTATTTTCAATATTTGTTTTTGGGTCCATTTGACGAAAGATATTATATAGAAAAATTAAAAATTGGTTACGTTCATTACCTAAGAGGAATTACAACTGATATTTATATGTCTGCAATAGGTAATCTAGGTTTTATTTTAAGTAAAATATGGCTAAAAATATTTAACGATCCTGCTTTGGTTGCAGAAGCGCAATTAATAACAGGAGAAGTATTGCTTTTAGAAATATATTATACAATTAATTCTTATTATATTTTTTCTGAAAGAAAATTTATTGAAGAAAAAAATAAAGTTAAAGAAATATTAGACAATATTAATGAGGGTTATTTTATTATTAATAAAGATTTAATAATAAGTGATGTTGTATCAAAATCTTGTTTTTCAATTTTTAATACAGATATCTCAGGAAAAAAAGTTGAAGATATAATTTTTGAAAATAATATTGAAAAATCTGAATTAATTTTTTTAACTATAAAACAGTATTTCTCTGGTATATTTGATATTGATTCTTTATTTGTAATTTTACCAGAAATTGTAAAAATAAAAAATAATAAAATTGTAAAGCTAAAATATACAGCAGTTCTTGATAAAAATAAAATTCCAGAAAAATTGATTATTCAAGCTTCTGATGTAACAGATCAAATTAATTTACAGAAAAAACACGAAGAAAAAAATAGAAATAATTCAATTTTAATAAATATTATTAGAAATAGGTCTAAATTTGATTTGTTTTTAAAAGAAATAATTGAAAGTAACGTAATACTATTGGATTGTGAAAATATTTCTCAAGGAAAAAATGTTTTGCAGCAATTAAAAGATGATTTTTCAAAATTTGAATTAATAAAAATAGTCACTTTAATTTCAAACTTGGAATTAGAATTGTTAGAAAAAGAAAAAAAAGAAAACTTTAATTATAAAGAATTTTTTTCATTATCTAGTTATATTATTTCTAATACTTTACATAAATTTTTAGAAGATAATCATGATGTTTTAAAAATAACCGTTTAA